The Catenulispora sp. MAP5-51 genome has a segment encoding these proteins:
- a CDS encoding ferritin-like protein, with translation MTTLTSGLPFTVQPVAIVKPNEPIKDYETLVGHLQQAAQVEMSTIPMYLYAAYSIQTKGHNQWQPGISAFRTIVAIAIEEMLHLCLVRNLLLALGAGDRITFDDRDFIPRYPSKMLHRVPDLELHLKACSPQLMEDIFCPLELPATLDAPPQPDQYQTLGQFYQAIEEGLVRVDQVEGKKLWKYAKESAAWQYQRAYWNRDGGGEPIVITDLPTALEALKVVVEQGEGIDPENATVPIDPVNPTPGLDELSHYARFLRIQQGIEPIGDVRNILTDPKISDFKEPAVGLAKLFNAAYCYTLAMLDKLYNLPATLTAETTSPRYHLERTFISAMSGMLYPIADLLMQTPATKPPQDGPPQCAGPTFEYYDFPSEIKKSGADHTRKRHLIWLCDQAISHFPELGGDNSVRWLITKMPDIDHVASQPPTSRPRSK, from the coding sequence ATGACCACCCTGACCTCTGGCCTGCCGTTCACCGTCCAGCCAGTCGCCATTGTGAAACCCAACGAGCCGATCAAGGACTACGAGACCCTGGTCGGCCACCTCCAGCAAGCGGCACAGGTCGAGATGTCCACGATCCCGATGTACCTGTATGCCGCCTACTCCATCCAGACCAAGGGCCACAACCAGTGGCAGCCGGGGATCTCCGCCTTCCGCACCATCGTCGCGATCGCGATCGAGGAGATGCTGCATCTTTGCCTGGTACGCAACCTGCTGCTGGCTCTCGGAGCCGGCGACCGAATCACCTTCGACGACAGGGACTTCATCCCCCGCTATCCCAGCAAGATGCTGCACCGGGTGCCCGACCTCGAACTCCACCTGAAGGCGTGCTCACCCCAGCTGATGGAGGACATCTTCTGTCCGTTGGAACTGCCCGCCACGCTGGACGCGCCGCCGCAGCCGGACCAATACCAGACCCTGGGTCAGTTCTACCAGGCGATCGAGGAAGGCCTGGTGCGGGTGGACCAGGTCGAGGGCAAGAAACTCTGGAAGTACGCCAAGGAAAGCGCCGCCTGGCAATACCAGCGCGCCTACTGGAACCGTGACGGAGGCGGCGAGCCCATCGTGATCACCGACCTGCCCACCGCGCTCGAAGCGCTGAAGGTCGTCGTCGAGCAGGGTGAGGGCATCGACCCCGAGAACGCCACCGTCCCGATCGACCCGGTCAACCCCACCCCCGGCCTGGACGAACTCTCGCACTACGCCCGCTTCTTGCGCATCCAGCAGGGCATCGAGCCCATCGGGGACGTCCGCAACATCCTGACCGACCCCAAAATCAGCGACTTCAAAGAACCCGCCGTCGGCCTGGCGAAACTCTTCAACGCCGCGTACTGCTACACCCTGGCGATGCTCGACAAGCTGTACAACCTGCCCGCCACCCTCACCGCCGAGACGACCAGCCCCCGCTACCACCTCGAGCGCACCTTCATCTCCGCCATGAGCGGCATGCTCTATCCCATCGCAGATCTACTCATGCAGACCCCGGCAACCAAGCCGCCCCAGGATGGCCCACCCCAATGCGCCGGACCGACCTTCGAGTACTACGACTTCCCCAGCGAGATCAAGAAGTCCGGCGCCGACCACACCAGGAAGCGGCACCTGATATGGCTCTGCGACCAAGCCATCAGCCACTTCCCCGAGCTGGGCGGGGACAACAGCGTGCGCTGGCTGATCACCAAGATGCCCGACATCGATCATGTCGCTTCCCAACCCCCCACCAGCCGCCCCCGCTCGAAATAA
- a CDS encoding choice-of-anchor P family protein gives MHKIRVFRTAMPRWLAVLVTAALAFVGVAAISAAPASAASGVVVQVGYADNARANPNNFPTPWAGSPGTTFDGCTGCTYDAGAVRVVNNTAIPQTVDSVIVKVSTCTFDIWQHGTVLQPGQQLIVTQTNPVAAAVCGGTSGSFDTSDIGVDGAATNCTPDGVIPEVDVTIGGVTSALLDTKQVLNTGGIDLAACPSGTNESAQWSLIGTRCPSAILTLGPATQTDDVGTTATFQATLTNSCGDPLQSVTITFTVQSGPNAGLTETATTDANGVATFSDTGSSPGTDIAIETTANPAGTITSNTVTVIWQKRPSFLTITGSPTSDYHDPGTVSAVLTDNGGPAAGQTIVFTLNGSESCSAVTNASGTASCQITPQEAAGSYPLTATFSGSATDLGSTATATYTVDLEQTTLTYTGPAKAANGVPLTLSGVLREDGGPAIAGRTVTFTLGSGTSAQSCTGTTDGNGNASCTIASVNQPAPTTSVPVTAVFSGDAFYLPATAGATLKFQYMTGRAFGLSASGLVAIAPVPDTGPIQTASAGTFGPPCVANIGGLISADTLCAQVVTSVNPGTSTATSSVQDATIGVPGVPVIRIGLVQSSSTTTCSGSTGSVTITSVSVGGIPVNVNLHPGANSTVTVLGVTLTFNEQSPVPGADQGLTVNAVHINALGLLNVVIGSSTSDIHYC, from the coding sequence ATGCACAAAATCCGTGTGTTCCGCACAGCCATGCCCAGGTGGCTGGCTGTTCTGGTGACGGCCGCGCTGGCCTTCGTCGGGGTCGCGGCGATATCCGCGGCGCCGGCCTCCGCCGCCTCGGGCGTCGTGGTGCAGGTCGGCTACGCCGACAATGCGCGCGCCAACCCGAACAACTTCCCCACTCCGTGGGCGGGCTCGCCCGGGACGACGTTCGACGGCTGTACCGGCTGCACCTACGACGCCGGCGCGGTGCGCGTCGTGAACAACACGGCGATCCCGCAAACGGTCGACTCGGTGATCGTGAAGGTCAGCACCTGCACGTTCGACATCTGGCAGCACGGCACGGTGTTGCAGCCCGGGCAGCAACTGATCGTCACCCAGACCAATCCCGTCGCGGCCGCGGTATGCGGCGGTACCAGTGGATCCTTCGACACCTCGGACATCGGGGTCGACGGCGCGGCGACGAACTGCACGCCGGACGGCGTTATCCCCGAGGTCGACGTGACGATCGGCGGCGTGACCAGCGCGCTGCTGGACACCAAGCAGGTGCTCAACACCGGCGGGATCGACTTGGCGGCCTGCCCGAGTGGCACCAACGAGTCGGCGCAGTGGTCGCTGATCGGCACCCGGTGCCCCAGCGCGATCCTCACCCTCGGTCCTGCGACCCAGACCGACGATGTCGGCACCACGGCCACATTCCAGGCCACGCTCACCAACTCCTGCGGCGACCCCCTGCAGAGCGTCACGATCACCTTCACCGTGCAGTCAGGACCTAACGCGGGCCTGACCGAAACCGCGACGACCGATGCCAACGGCGTGGCGACCTTCTCCGATACCGGTTCCAGCCCCGGCACCGACATCGCCATCGAAACGACCGCCAACCCGGCCGGCACCATCACCTCGAACACCGTGACCGTGATCTGGCAGAAACGCCCATCGTTCCTGACCATCACCGGATCGCCGACCAGCGACTACCACGACCCGGGCACCGTATCGGCGGTGCTGACCGACAACGGCGGACCGGCAGCCGGCCAGACGATCGTGTTCACGCTGAACGGATCCGAGTCCTGCTCGGCGGTCACCAACGCCAGCGGAACCGCATCCTGCCAGATCACCCCGCAGGAGGCCGCGGGGTCCTACCCGCTGACCGCGACCTTCAGCGGCAGCGCGACCGACCTGGGCTCCACGGCGACCGCCACCTACACCGTCGACCTTGAGCAGACCACGCTGACCTACACCGGCCCGGCCAAGGCCGCCAACGGTGTGCCGCTCACACTTTCCGGCGTGCTGCGCGAGGACGGCGGGCCGGCGATCGCCGGCCGCACCGTCACCTTCACCCTCGGCTCCGGGACCTCGGCCCAGTCCTGCACCGGCACGACCGACGGCAACGGAAACGCGTCGTGCACCATCGCCTCCGTCAACCAGCCGGCACCCACCACCTCGGTCCCGGTCACCGCGGTCTTCTCCGGCGACGCGTTCTACCTGCCGGCCACGGCCGGTGCGACCCTGAAGTTCCAATACATGACCGGCCGCGCCTTCGGGCTGTCCGCCAGCGGCCTGGTCGCGATCGCCCCGGTACCCGACACCGGCCCGATCCAGACGGCATCCGCCGGAACCTTCGGCCCGCCGTGCGTCGCCAACATCGGGGGGCTGATCAGTGCCGACACGCTGTGCGCGCAAGTGGTCACATCCGTCAACCCCGGCACCTCGACCGCGACCTCGTCGGTGCAGGACGCCACCATCGGCGTGCCGGGCGTGCCGGTGATCAGGATCGGCCTGGTGCAGTCCTCGTCCACGACGACCTGCAGCGGATCGACCGGCAGCGTCACCATCACATCAGTCAGCGTCGGCGGCATCCCGGTGAACGTGAACCTGCATCCCGGCGCCAACAGCACCGTCACCGTGCTCGGCGTCACCCTGACCTTCAATGAACAAAGCCCGGTGCCCGGAGCCGACCAGGGCCTGACCGTCAACGCCGTCCACATCAACGCACTCGGCCTGCTGAACGTGGTGATCGGCTCCTCCACAAGCGACATCCACTACTGCTGA
- a CDS encoding SMI1/KNR4 family protein, with protein MDPRIARIRRKLAEAPYLPDRSHSFGEEHHQFRLAPPLTEQRVAQFEADNGIDLPPAFRDFLTAIGSTGAAPFYRLLPLERCTFYTMNPMGEPDAPRGFTEADPLRPNGDLFLDIIEAGCCDVVLLGITGPLTGRVLTGNSDGFWGPNVSSATDFLAWYERWLDQMAAGKDNRALELTSPGVRAQRRGPNS; from the coding sequence GTGGATCCCCGCATAGCCCGAATCCGGCGCAAGCTCGCCGAGGCTCCCTACCTACCAGATCGCAGCCACTCCTTCGGCGAGGAACACCACCAGTTCCGCCTCGCGCCTCCGCTCACCGAGCAGCGAGTCGCCCAATTCGAGGCCGACAACGGCATCGACCTGCCGCCCGCGTTCCGCGACTTCCTCACCGCGATCGGCAGCACCGGAGCAGCGCCCTTCTACCGCCTACTGCCCTTGGAGCGCTGCACCTTCTACACGATGAACCCGATGGGGGAGCCGGACGCACCGCGGGGGTTCACCGAAGCCGACCCTCTTCGCCCCAACGGTGACCTGTTCCTCGACATCATCGAGGCCGGGTGCTGCGACGTGGTCCTTCTCGGCATCACTGGGCCGCTTACCGGACGCGTCCTCACCGGCAACAGCGACGGCTTCTGGGGCCCCAACGTCTCCTCAGCGACCGACTTCCTCGCCTGGTATGAGCGCTGGCTCGATCAAATGGCGGCCGGCAAGGACAATCGAGCCCTCGAACTCACCTCACCCGGCGTTCGAGCTCAGCGGCGCGGCCCCAACAGCTGA
- a CDS encoding helix-turn-helix domain-containing protein has protein sequence MLVFVDDAAESVVSADVEVGDVLWVGDRCGHCTQWCGLFHRLMSAVAVVVGFVLVQGVQQVALVLDQGAVQQLTAAGLHPPFHNRVHSRYADATEHDVDPCMRKDLVEQRRELRIPVSDQVLDIRRVPPPELGPMLKAARARAGLGLREAAHSVGITHSYLIALERGARSPSIEIASRLTEVLQLSGEESVAVFAASVPDCGPSHPLRLSPDERVVQPR, from the coding sequence GTGTTGGTGTTCGTGGATGATGCCGCCGAGTCGGTCGTGTCGGCGGATGTTGAGGTCGGTGATGTGCTGTGGGTCGGTGATCGGTGCGGGCACTGCACGCAGTGGTGCGGCCTGTTCCATCGCTTGATGAGCGCGGTGGCGGTTGTAGTGGGTTTCGTACTCGTGCAGGGCGTGCAGCAGGTGGCGTTGGTTCTAGATCAAGGTGCGGTCCAGCAGCTCACGGCGGCAGGTCTGCACCCACCGTTCCATAACCGAGTTCATTCGCGGTACGCGGATGCCACTGAGCACGACGTGGATCCGTGCATGCGCAAGGATCTCGTCGAACAACGGCGGGAACTTCGCATCCCCGTCTCGGATCAGGTACTTGATATCCGACGTGTACCGCCGCCGGAGTTGGGTCCGATGCTGAAGGCGGCGCGGGCCAGGGCGGGACTCGGTCTTCGGGAGGCCGCGCACTCCGTAGGGATCACGCACTCTTACTTGATCGCGCTTGAGCGTGGAGCACGTTCACCCTCGATAGAGATCGCGAGCCGACTAACTGAGGTGCTGCAACTCTCCGGAGAGGAATCCGTTGCCGTCTTCGCCGCCAGCGTCCCGGACTGCGGACCGTCACACCCGCTTCGTTTATCTCCTGACGAACGTGTAGTTCAACCACGGTAA
- a CDS encoding tyrosine-type recombinase/integrase, whose amino-acid sequence MTVGEWLRLWVAGKARLAPSTRASYTEHISVYIGPMLGNIPLTELSIRDLNDFYAALARRRTRFRGSTLTPGTVTRVHATLRAGLNAALRRGLIEWNPAREAEPPRRHRPRAVVWTEDLVAHWRTTGERPSVAVWTATQTAMFLAAVAEDRMYAAFHLIALRGLRRGEAVGLRWCDLDLDRGLCFITHQVQRRAGQILLGPPKTPTSVRAVALDRTTVKVLKAHRRRQENECRACGTVPSGFVFTRIDGQPLAPEYLYRRFVKLVAKHDLPPIRLHDLRHGAASLALQAGVDLKVVSDQLGHSSIVLTADTYVSVLPALAMDAAEATARLVAEAGQRAPGAKRVTQRKPNPPDPSGRGKRRRRSPRRPVPTGPSIPTRNTARSKIGFAATGKEVTA is encoded by the coding sequence GTGACGGTCGGTGAGTGGTTGCGGTTGTGGGTGGCTGGCAAGGCTCGGCTGGCCCCATCAACGCGCGCGTCCTACACCGAGCACATCAGCGTCTACATCGGCCCGATGCTGGGGAACATCCCGCTGACGGAGCTCTCGATCAGGGATCTCAACGACTTCTACGCCGCTCTGGCCAGGCGCCGCACCAGGTTCCGCGGATCCACACTCACACCTGGCACAGTGACCCGGGTTCACGCGACGCTGCGGGCTGGTCTGAACGCCGCGTTGCGGCGTGGCCTGATCGAGTGGAACCCGGCGCGGGAGGCCGAGCCTCCGCGCCGGCATCGTCCGCGGGCGGTGGTATGGACCGAGGACCTGGTTGCGCACTGGAGGACCACGGGCGAGCGTCCGTCGGTGGCGGTGTGGACCGCGACCCAGACGGCGATGTTTCTGGCTGCGGTCGCCGAGGATCGTATGTACGCGGCCTTCCACCTGATCGCCCTGCGCGGTCTGCGCCGTGGTGAGGCGGTCGGGCTGCGGTGGTGCGATCTAGACCTGGACCGCGGCCTGTGCTTCATCACACACCAGGTGCAACGGCGCGCTGGGCAAATCCTGCTAGGGCCACCGAAGACCCCGACGAGTGTGCGGGCGGTGGCGCTGGACCGGACCACGGTGAAGGTGTTGAAGGCCCATCGCCGCAGACAGGAGAACGAGTGCCGCGCCTGTGGCACTGTGCCGTCTGGGTTCGTGTTCACCCGCATCGACGGCCAGCCGCTGGCGCCGGAATACCTTTACCGGCGCTTCGTGAAGCTGGTGGCCAAGCACGATCTGCCGCCGATCCGGCTGCATGATCTGCGGCATGGCGCAGCATCGCTGGCGTTGCAGGCCGGTGTAGATCTGAAGGTCGTCTCGGATCAGTTGGGGCACTCCTCGATCGTGCTCACCGCCGACACCTATGTGAGCGTGCTGCCGGCGCTGGCGATGGATGCGGCGGAGGCGACGGCGCGGCTGGTGGCCGAGGCCGGCCAGCGGGCGCCCGGTGCCAAGCGTGTGACACAGAGGAAGCCGAACCCGCCGGATCCGTCCGGACGCGGCAAGCGCCGGCGCCGCAGTCCCCGACGCCCCGTGCCGACCGGTCCGTCCATACCGACAAGAAACACGGCCCGGTCCAAGATCGGCTTCGCCGCGACGGGAAAGGAGGTGACGGCCTGA